A segment of the Lycium ferocissimum isolate CSIRO_LF1 chromosome 5, AGI_CSIRO_Lferr_CH_V1, whole genome shotgun sequence genome:
GCATAAAATAGTCCCATACATAACATCATTGTGATTAACTATTTAGCATGTCCTTTTCCACCTGGATGTTTACATGTCCTCTGAAACCCACAAGAAGTAATTTATTAACATTGGTCTGTTTAGTAACTAACATCCTTGGACCTAGTAATATATCAGAAACTTCACAAGGAAATATTTCACATTTCTTTATTTTCGAGTCTTCTGTTGATGTAAGAAACTGACTTCTTGAGAATGACATAAATTCATATTGTATCCACATACTTTAGTAGGTGTATGACCCATCCAAGATAGAAGAGACAAGCCTCAAATTCTGTTGACTTTTCGTAATTTGCTTCAAATCCTTcaaagaatgttttttttttttttttttgtttaaccaTCCTTTGCAATCCGCTGAACCGATTAATCCAGATTCACGTCAGGTGTATGCTACAGAGGATAAATGAAGTAAAGTAGTACAAATTCGTCGTATTGTTTTTTGAACATTAGCATCATGAATTACATGGCTAGCACTACTATAAAGTTGACCATAGTCCTTTTAATTCCCTTAATCATAAATCCGATTTGCTTAGCAATAGATACTATATCAATGAATCAACAAGTTGTAGATGGTGAAACTGTAGTTTCAGCAGGAGGTATATTTGAGCTTGGCTTCTTTAGTCCTGATGGATCCCAAGGGCGATATGTCGGGATATGGTACAAGGGATTACCAGTTGAAAAAGTTGCATGGGTTGCAAACCGTGAAAGACCATTAATTGGATCACATGGAGTTCTTATGATTAATGCTAGTGATGGCAATTTGGTCCTTGTGGATGATAAAAATGTGCCAGTCTGGTCTACACAAGTTAGTTCGACGTCATCCAACAACACCATTGCTGTGCTTACTGCTCAGGGGAATCTTGTTCTTCTGGATCAGAACAAGCTGAACGAATCAGTACCGTTATGGGAGAGCTTCAATCATCCATCTGACACACTCTTGCCTCGTATGAAGATAGGGATGAATACTATAACAGGGGAGCAAATAGTTCTCACATCTTGGAAAGATGATAAAAATCCGTCGTTGGGAAGTTTTAGTACCGCTCTGGTGGATCCTCAGGAACTTGTACAAGTACTTATTTTGAATGGCTCGTCAAAGAAGCATTTTAGATCGGGGCAGTGGAATCGGAGAAGCTTCATTGGAGTGCCTAGCATGACTAAAGACTACCACAATGGCTTTCAACTACTTACGGACAATAAAGGGGAGgaactttatttttcttatgcTATACTCAATTACTCTGCTCCAACATTGATATACTTAGATTCCTCAGGGAGCGATAATTCAGATGGATTGGGACgcagaagagaaaaaaatggtTAAGGTTGCAGGTAGTACCTAAAGGTCAATGTGACTTGTATAACACATGCGGTACTTTCGGAAGctgcaaaaataatgattcaCCAGTATGCAAATGTTTGAATGGTTATGAACCAAAGTCTATCGATGAATGGAACGAGGGGAATTGGACTAATGGTTGTATTCGGAGAGCACAATTCCAGTGTGAGGAGATGGCCACTGGTCCAAAATCTGATGATGATGAGAGAAAGAGGGATGTATTTTTACCAGTTTCAGGGATGAAACTACCAGATTTCTCACATTACCTACTTACTTGGGATAAAATGGAATGCGAAAATTCTTGCTTGAAGAACTGTTCTTGTTTGGCATATGCTTATGTGGATGGAATAGGCTGCATGATTTGGGGGAAAATCTTATTGACCTTCAAGAGTTCTCCCATGGTGGAGAGCAACTATACGTTCGCCTTGCACATTCCCAACTTGGTAGACACACCAATCTTTACTACTTGAACGAAACTTTGATTCATTTTGGATTCggtttatcttctttttttccatgaACATTAATGTTAGTAGCCTGCCTATATTCCAACGGGTACTTCCTACCTCTCACCAGCATAGGTACTGAGTAATTTTGCTCACCAAGTCTGCGTAGATGTGaaaaaatcacctagtgttttttgcCTCCGCTGGAATCTGAACTTGAGACCTCATGTTTTGTTGGATTCACATTTACGCttcatattttagttttttttactAATTGAGTTGTCTTTTGTCATGCAGATAAGAGGAGGCAAATCGGAGCCCGTATTGCAATTATCGTTTCAGCAACAGTTGGCCTAATTCTTATTGTTTGCACTATTTATTTGTTGAAGATCAGAAAAAGAGGTACAAGCCATTCAATCATTTCGGTTGTTAATCGATTCAGAGCCACAACTTTTTGCTACCTTTTGGAGAGACTCTAATTTTTACTAAACTTTATCAGGCATTGGGAGTTTAATCCCTTTTTGCATAGCTTCGAAACAATCTTCAGCAGCAAATTTGCTTCTTAACAGCTTTACTCAAGGTAGCAGTTCAGAATTACCCGTTTTCAGCTTCAAGTGCATAGAAAATGCTACTAAAAACTTTTGCACTCGAAATAAACTTGGAGAGGGGGGATTTGGACCTGTTTACAAGGTATCACGTGTATGTTTTAATTATCGAACTTCAGCAGAAAAAAACAGCAAATATCACGTAGTCTATACTCATTTGCTTATAATTAAGTTGAATAGTCATGTGTGATTCATAAATAGGGGGTATTAGCAAACGGACAAGAGGTTGCTATCAAAAGACTTTCGAGGAGCTCAGGACAAGGCATAGAAGAGTTCAAGAATGAGGTTACACTAATTTCCAGACTTCAACACAGAAACTTAGTCAAATTGATAGGATTTTGCATTCATGAGGAGGAAAAGTTGCTGATCTATGAATACATGTCCAACAGAAGCTTAGACATTTTCATATTCGGTGAGCTAATTAAGAAGATTTAACGGTTTTCTTGATGGATGATGGTACTCTAATTAATTTGTGTGCTTGGCAGGATCAAGATCTAATGATAAGGTGGCGTTAAGTTGGAATCAACGATATAG
Coding sequences within it:
- the LOC132058511 gene encoding G-type lectin S-receptor-like serine/threonine-protein kinase B120, coding for MRKFLLEELFLFGICLCGWNRLHDLGENLIDLQEFSHGGEQLYVRLAHSQLDKRRQIGARIAIIVSATVGLILIVCTIYLLKIRKRGIGSLIPFCIASKQSSAANLLLNSFTQGSSSELPVFSFKCIENATKNFCTRNKLGEGGFGPVYKGVLANGQEVAIKRLSRSSGQGIEEFKNEVTLISRLQHRNLVKLIGFCIHEEEKLLIYEYMSNRSLDIFIFGSRSNDKVALSWNQRYSIIEGLARGLLYLHRDSRLKIIHRDLKTSNILLDEDMNPKISDFGMARIFGGNQTIANTNRIAGTYGYMSPEYAIQGIFSEKSDVFSFGVILLEIISSKKNNSYSHSKDDPLNLLDHAWQLWNEGKILEFPDPKVAGSLDTPTQVVRCILVGLLCVQEQANYRPNTATVVSMLCSDTVLPSPKRPAYSSKDRSPDDSSSSPCSRNSFTISNVEGR
- the LOC132057986 gene encoding putative G-type lectin S-receptor-like serine/threonine-protein kinase At1g61610, producing MNYMASTTIKLTIVLLIPLIINPICLAIDTISMNQQVVDGETVVSAGGIFELGFFSPDGSQGRYVGIWYKGLPVEKVAWVANRERPLIGSHGVLMINASDGNLVLVDDKNVPVWSTQVSSTSSNNTIAVLTAQGNLVLLDQNKLNESVPLWESFNHPSDTLLPRMKIGMNTITGEQIVLTSWKDDKNPSLGSFSTALVDPQELVQVLILNGSSKKHFRSGQWNRRSFIGVPSMTKDYHNGFQLLTDNKGEELYFSYAILNYSAPTLIYLDSSGSDNSDGLGRRREKNG